The genomic window cagttattttaaaaaaagcattgtaaAATTATATATCTATAATATTTTAAAGGGCATATTGAAGAAGAGAGATGGGCTCATTGAAACGTTTCTTGAAGATCAGGTGAAAGATATCCAATAAACCTTAACAGGAATTCTTTGTTAAATTTCTGACGTCAGAATCTTCAGAACATTAATGGTAAGGTTGTAAATTCTATCATTGGCAAATTCATTGAAAATGGACACCGTTTTCTCGTTTTCTGTAACTGCAATTAATGCCATCCACATCCCTGACAACCCCAAGAGTACTCTTAGGACTTGCATCCTACAAATTGCTCCCTAATGCAAGTCCCTCTGCTtactttttccattttctccaccTTGCCTTGCTCTTTGAAAAACTATTTCAAGCCAAGTGCTAGAATTGCTCAGGAGACAAGCAAAATCATCACAGGGGGTCTCAGAAGGATGCAAGACGAGTCAGACCAAAGGGCCCATCTTagtacagcatttttttttatttttttttggactaATGCAACAACTTCCCCATTTGTTTCTGGATTGTGAGCCTAGCAAAAAAACCTAAGGGCCGAAGTACAAGTTACATAAACACATCGTTGAAACAGACATGTGGGGTTTTAGGAgcctgggaagctgccttacaccaagtcagaccatctgactcagtattgtctgcactgacaggcagcgaCTCCCCAACATTTCAGAGGAAAGACTCttccagtcccacctggagatgctgcggacTGAATTTTGGACTTCTTGCACACAAGACACATACTGAGTATCACTAAAAGTGGCCCTTCCTATGAACTTTCATCAACTGAGGGTAGGGTAGGGGTGATAATTAAGGAGATCAGAGCAGGTATGAAGGGGACATTGAACCCTTTCCTCCCTTTTGGAGGCAAATCTGCCTTCTGAAACTTGCAGTGTGGGGATTCTCTCTATTGGCACCAAATTCCCCACAAAGATGTTTGTAGGTTGTTTTTTTAGGTTATTATTGTGTTCATTCAGATACCAACCCTGCTGCTGCAACATACAATGTTGTCAGGTTCTGCatagcagtgttcaaaattcatccgctgtgccacaaactagatttaatgaacacCCATATCAGAGTGCTTTGTAAATTGATAGTCATAGCCATTTGTATAATAACCTTTTATGCTCTTCCACATCCGTTTAATGctcctaacccttcttttagCTTCTTTTAGATTCTTATAGTCTTTTATGTGTACCTcctgttttaataattttagctttccaaaacgttttACAGATTTTAAATGACTGTACCCCaccctgggacccaggtggcactgtgggttaaaccacagagtctatggcttgctgatcagaaggtcggcagttcgaatccctgccacagggtgagctcccgatgctcggtcccagctcctgcctacctagcagtttgaaagcacgtcaaagtgcaaatagataaatagggaccgctgcaggaggaaggtaaacggcatttccgtgcactgctctggttcgcaagaagcggctttgtcatgctggccacatgacccggaagctgtctgcggacaaatgccgtctcccttggcctatagagtgagatgagcgccgcaaccccagagtcggacacgactggacctgatggtcaggggtccctttacctttacctttaccccacccTACTTATGCTGGCCTATGGctgtaataaagatttgattgaTTATTGTGTTCGCTGCACTACGTTTTAGTATTTCTATTgtgtttgtaagtcactttgaataATTTCAAAAACAGACACAATCATCATCCCTGTGCATGATGAGGCATCCTTGGGAGTATTAAAGaaacagttcaaaaacagctACAGTATAACGACTAAAGGGATGTAGCTCCCAGTAGCTATAATTCTGCCATCAAGAAATGCTAACATGGTAAGGACAGTTTGCAGCCTAAATGTTTCTTCTCTGAGCAACGAAGGTGAACAAGCTCAAGGTGTGACAGCTTCTTTCTCCTTGAAGTGAACTTTCAGATGGATGGAGTATAATTTGATTGCctcagagtttgtttgtttttttccattcagAGTAATTTGCATTGTACACTTCACCTGCATAACAAGATCACAAAGTGCTGCTTGTCGTGGCCTGCCGAAGCTTCTGTCTGCACACCAATTTCTGCAAGTTATCCAATAGAGTTAAAATATTGAAGGAAGGCAACCGCAAACATTGCTTGCGCTATTTTGAGCCACATGACACTATCACTACAGTCAAGACTCTTAATGGAATTAGGTGGAGTGTAAAGCTCTGATCAGAATGTTAATGTTTCCACAATATACATTAAGgacatttaaaatatacaaaacaaaaaaaattttaATCCATGGAAAGCTGCATCTTTTCAATGAAGGTGTATTGGGTGCTCATGGCATCCTTTCCCAGCATTGCTAATTGCTAAGAGGTGTAGTAATATAAAGGAGTTTAAAAAATGCCCTGTACCCTTATGTCACATAAAATACTAAGGCTACAATGCTAACTGGGAGAGGGCAGTGTGGATACAAAGTTGGTTTTCCTGACTTTCCTGCtgggctgtgcatgtgtgtgtgtgtgtttgcattaaaaatgtttcCTCTCCCGTTGGTAGTAACAGAAGGGAAAGATTTAGACACATTCAGAAATGTGTTAAAAAATTCATTCAAAGGTTTGTTCAGTGGTGGCACGATGAGTCTCTAGTGCCCTTCAGCTTGCTCCCAGCTGCTTGTGTAGAAACCGGAAAAGTTCAAGGTTGGAAATCTAGCTATAGGTGACACCACCAATGGCTAAAGGGGTCAGGACCAAAGAAGCTCATTGTTCAGGGttgatctcatagaatcatagagttggaagagactgcaagggccatccagtccaaccccctgccaagcaggaaacaccatccaagcattcctgacagatggctgtcaagcctccgcttaaagacctccaaagaaggagactccaccacactccttggcagcaaattccactgtcattTTCATGTCATCTTCTGGAGTTTgtccaaatatttttttgggggggaatatataatttttattaaagattttcctggtttacaaaagtacatgcattgtctcttttttcaggttgtaaagtcttttctacagatcagttacatttggtatgagacattagtgttgtgcATAGTATAAGGTCGGGGAAGAAGAAagcggggagaggaggggtggggggggtgaacCTTCTATTCTTTTATACAGTgtacgtgtggggttttgtgtcagcatcaactGGATAGGAtctctttctctttgtttatCACATAAAATGTTTGGCTTTTATGTTGCAGCAGAAATAATAGTGGTGCTTGTGTCTTCCTTCTTAGAGGCACTGAGTTAAACCCTCCCTCTTTCTTCATTCATTGACTCTTCCCTACAAAACCTCTGGCTCAACCCAAACAGAATTTGATTGCCTTTGTGAACTCACAAGCCAATGTCCAAACCACATAACTGAAAAGCCTTCCATTCACATACTGCATTTTGGATTTAATTTCAATCCATTTTTTTGTTCAATTACTGCCATGCAAACATTATCAGTCTTAATAGCTTAGCACAGGAGTAAATGAATGTGGCTCTGATTTCCCCTGCAACCACTTCTTTTCTATTTAATATCTCTGTTCTACTCTTCTCTAATGTCCTCCAGCCATTATTGATCCACCCGATTTCCTGTCCCCGTCTTTCTCTCACCATTAAAGCCATTCTCATTTAGGTCCCCACCTGTTCATAATAAGCACTTGGGTAGTTTCATTTAGCAGAATTAGGAGTTTCCATCTTTCCTAATCAAAACCCTGTCATTATCATCACCAAGATATGTGAACCAAGTTGGGGATGAAGTTACATGAATGCTAAAAAGGAACTTGCCGAAGAAGCTCATGTCCAAGGACACTTGTGATAAACCCTTGAGAAGTTGTCACTGGAATCCGTGCCAAATCAAATCCATTTGTTGTTAACCATTTACTGTATAGCACAATCCAGAGGCCTCAAAGAGCTTGCATTACAGTGTACGCACACAGCTTGGTCTACCTGTTGCAGTTTCCCACATGCTTCATCCAACCCATTTTTGTGAGCAGAGGGGATTTCAATGTTATCCCTGATTGCTGTAAtaactgtatacctgaaggagcatctccaccccccatcattcagcccagacactgaggtcctcctccgagggccttcaggtgattccctccctgtgagaagtgatgttaaaagggaaccaggcagagggccttctcggtggtggcacctgccctgtggaacaccctcccatcagaggtcaaggagataagtaactatacaacctttagaagacatctgaaggcagccctgtatagggaagttttttaatgttctatgctttattatgtttttgtatatgctggaagccacgtagagtggctggggcaacccagtcagaagggtggggtacgaagaagaagaagaagaagaagaagaagaagaagaagaagaagaagaagaaagttttaactgttttaatggaTAGGTTGTATTCCTCACAGAGGAAAAAATCAAGGCCTTATACTAAAAGTGCTctatactattattatttttcacccAATATTTCTAAGCATTATACTTGCCATTCTGTGTCATGTTGGTGGCTGATTGCCATTTTGTGATCAACCAATATCCTGAAATTATTTTCTCTGCAGGTTGTTTTCAACTACTAATTCGGCAGGTAACAAActtattttattgtttgcttcCAAATACATGGCACATTTTGCAATGCTCATTTTCATTCCATTTCTATCATTTCAATTCATGAGGCCATCCAATTAGTCCTGCATAATTTCTCAGTCCTTTGGAGTATTACAGTACCTTCTAAGTTAGGGTCATGTTCAGGTTCCAACAGCACACTCCCACATTCTTCCTGTGGttattaataaaaatgttttcgtAAAGCAGGCCTTAATATGGTTCCCAAATGACCTCTGCTAGCATCTCTTCTCCAGATTGAAACTTTTCTGTTTCCCAAACTCATGGTCTTATAAAGTTATAGAGCTACAGCCTAGATAATAAAATCTTGGTGTTACGTTTCTCCTGTTCCTTCCCAGTGGCACATTATATTTTGGCTTGATTGTAAACAGCAAGTCTATGAAATTATTTTGACACATGTTTGCGCTCGATCATTTCCATGCTTTTCCATTTTACCACCCCTTTTGTAGATTTTGGGATAGTCACCTTTTTGCAGAGATCTATTGATGGTAGTGATAGCAGCAATGGATCAAGTTTCATAATAGGAGCACTTGCATTTTGAAACCAGGGTGCCTGGTGACTCTATGGGATTTAACttaaatttacagtggtacctcgggttgagaacttaatttgttctggaggtccgttcttaacctgaggtaccactttagctaatcggGCCTCgtgctgccaccgcacgatttctgttctcatcctgaagcaaagttcttaacctgaggtactatttctgggttagtggagtctgtaacctgaattgtctgtaacctgaagtgtctgtaacctgaagcatctgtaacctgaagcgtctgtaacccgaggtaccactgtaatctagtGTGTCTGAGGGCAGAACTTTGCCTCACAATGAAAGACACATAGGCACATATCTTTCCTTGCAAGGCAAAGTTTTGCTATCAGATACATGTGATCCTAAACAGGGctcttttttcagccagaactcagttctggcacctctcaggtgggcaccattgacattccaagagaacgagggagatgataatggtgagttctggcacctctttttctagataaATAGCACTGATCCTAAAATGTGcaatacaactttttttttgcacacaaacCCACATGATGCCACTGCATGCAGATCTCCTGATTATGTCTTCCGCACATGCCACACGGTGTAGGATTCCAACGCATGCAGAAAGATAAATGATCTGCGCAGCTGAGGGAGAAGAGATCCACTTTCCACCTCCAAATTCACAAGGCTTTTGCTATGCTGGAGCACACTACTCAGGTGGGCTAGCCACTCTTGGACCCAGTAGCAAATGACTGTTCACTAGTCAAATCAAAGGCAAGTGGCtattttggtggggtgggggctaacctggtgttctccagatattgatggactacaactcccatcatccctgaccacggggatcggctggggctgatgggaactggagtccaacagcaactgaAAACCACAGATGAGTCACTGCTGGGCTATTCAGCTATCCACCTATGTGGTTGCTTCCTGCACCTTCTGACACACACAGTTGTACTGCACTTTCTAGTGCACAATATCTCTGGATTGGGACTACTACTGCAACTTTTAACTGCTTGCTCTTCTGAGCATTTACAGGACTGAGGTGCCAGCCAAAACAAAGGGAGCAACAAATATGCAtggtttttctccatttccccttGCTCCTAACTCAGACCTAAACTTAAATACATGCTGAAGAAGCTTGTTAATTGCAGCTATACTACATGACACCACTCGGATGTTCTTTGGCAGGGTCTGCAGGGCAAGGGTGGATATGTGGCACAGTGCAAAATGCAAGAGGTCCGGACTGCCAGCAACAACACTAAAGACACCTCTTCTCAAAAGTTGGCCCGCTCAGTTAGCTCTGTCTCTGTGACAACTTTTGACCCTTCATTATCTGTTACCCAATGATCCCCTCCCAGCGTGGATGTCTCTATCTGTACTTGTCTCTGCCAGCCTGTTGTTCATAATGCCCAAAGCGCCTACACCGCCAGCAAAACCATTTTGTCTAGAAGCGATGCTTGCTCTCGGGCAGCCATTGGCACTGTCGGACAACTGTTTTTGCATGATGGCCAGTGACACTTTGTTGGACGCTAATAGGTCTTTCATTGAGATCATCTCGCCGGACAGCCTGCGCCCATCTGCCTCACTCTCGAGGACACCATCCGACTCGATGGATATGTTGCGTTGGTTCCGGGCAACTCCCGGCACCACAACATTCCTTCGCGACCGGAAGAGTTTTCTTTGACATCTATGGCACGTGCTGTCCAGTTTCCTTAATATCCAATTCACAGACTGTTTGATGACGATGGAGATCACGTTAAAGAGGGAGTAGATGCAACACACCCCCATGAGTACGAACAGGAAATTGCCAAATTGGTAAAGGCCTCGGTTCTCATAGTGGGTGTTCTGGCCACTCACCAGGTCGCCAAAACCAATGGTGCTGAAGgccacaaagcaaaaataaagagAGTCCAAGTAAGTCCACCCTTCCATGGGAGAGTACAGAGCAGAGGCACAACAGGAAACAATGATGGACGCAATGCACAAGATAAGCATGACGTAATATACGGACGGCTTCCATCCTGCCAAGCTGTCCACTTCGGCAGTCCCAGGAGTGTGATGGCTGTCTTGGGCAAGGCCCCCCCTCCGCCTCAGTTGCCTCTCACGGCAGGACTTCATGACATAGGCTATGATGGTGATCAGGCGCTCCAGGAACAAGTTGAAGAACAAAATGGTCCCTGCACAGCCTATAAGGCCATAGAATATCAGGAAAAGCTTGCCTGTGACAGTGGCAGGTGTAGTCATGCCAAAACCTGGAAGACAAAAACAACAGGGAAGTGTCACATGGGCAAAATTTCTCAGCGGCACAGAGTAACaggcaaaagggaaaggaaatctaAAAATAGGCATTTTAACGTAAGAatctttatttatgtattttgtgtatgtattttgtgatttcatGTTGTGCTGAAACCTGTGGGAATAgggcagtatacacatttaataaatcatcGTCATCATCTTTAGATGTGATCTCAGTAACAGGTAGGAGTCATCATAATCATCCATGTAACGCTCTTGAGTGCTTCATAAACTTGATCTAGTATttgttacaacagccctgcaaagggTATTATCTCCGTTTCGCAGATGGGCGGCTGGGTCTGAAAAAGTGTGGTTTGCCCAATGGCATCCAGTGAGTTCATGGGTGAGCTGTAAATTGGAGTTGGGTAGCGCCAACAAGATCCGAGAGGCTCTAGTCATTCATTTGTGGATGGTTGACTTACTGGGATCCATCTCCTCCTATTCTTGTGGAATTTAGAGATTAACTTTAAATGACACATTTATCTAAATTGCTCGTACTGTTTCTTCCCATTTTATTAAGTTACCTGCTGGTCTTCTCCATCCTTCTAGGAAAGATGGACACTATTTGGAGGGTGGGTGGAATGGCATGATCCCCTTAACTTATCCATTCCactataatttaaaacaaaacaaaaacagaccccATAGTTCCCCCAAGAGGGGTTCTAAAAGCCCTAATGGTGTGTACTCCCTCACACAGTTAACAGTTGTGCAAAAGCCGCCCCTCCCCCCGGTTCGACCCCTGACttttccaggtagggatgggactcgtctgaaatcctggaaaacctCTGTTGGTCAGATTAGACCAGGAGAGAACATctggttctctccagatgttttgtgactataACCGCCACCACCCCTgaatgttggctggggctgatgcaagttgtagtccaataacatctggagggcactgtgttggctacCCCTAAATTAGGCAACAGTCAGGTAGTTGAACCAATGGTTTGACGCAGTACAGGGTAACTTCCTGTGTTCTATGCATCTGAATGTGGTGGCATACCTGTAGTACCTAAAGTAAAATGGATAGCTGTAAGCAGTAGTATCTTTTCTACTGTGaattgtctcttgaggcagactTGCTAGGCTTGTGCCCTTTaaggagaagaaaacacacacacacgatttatTCGGATATTTGGCAAcagttatatatttatatagggacccaggtggcgctgtgggttaaaccacagagtctagggcttgccgatcagaaggttggcagttcaaatccctgctacggggtgagctcccgttgctcggtcccagctcctgcccacctagcagttcgaaagcacgtcaaagtgcaagtagataaatagggaccgctccggcgggaaggtaaacggcgtttccgtgcgctgctctggttcgccagaagcggctttgtcatgctggccacatgacccggaagctgtctgcggacaaacgccggctccattggcctataaagcgagatgagcgccgcaaccccagagtcggacacgactggacctaatggtcaggggtccctttacctttacctatatatttaCCCATATTTATTGTTGAAGCTGCTTGCTGTGGTTGTTTTGTGAGGATTGACTGAAGCTACTAAGTTTGATGAATCAGGCTTTGGAATATTTATTGTTGATTTAAATATCTGGCAGGGCCAAAATAACAGCATATAAATGTGAAAACCAAGCAATCAATCAGAGGCAACCGGACTCTCTCAGATCAACCTAAACTATGTGTAGACATTTGTTTCAGTTCACTCCTAGTAACTTTAGATTTGCAGCCTTGGACTTCAATTCAGTCAGAGCATTTGGATTTAGGTCGAGTTTGTGCGATAAATCTGCTTCAGTCTAGTACAGTTGCTTGATAGGCTGTCATTTATATCAAGGAGACTTAGTAGCTCCTCCTGgggttgctgcttctttttaccTTGGCTGCTTCCAAATGCTTGCTGGCCATTTTTTGTTTCCTCCCCAGCATAAGAAAATAagattcccccctctttttttcccctAGAAATAGAACACAGTGTCCCAAGCCCTCAACTTTGAGGTTAGAAACTGACATGGGACTTCACAAAACTGAGGCCCTCATTGGTAGAGAAAAGAGCATAATGATACTAAGAGACAGTTATAGTTTATCTTACATTTTGCCACCCTGAAAGTCTGTAATTTGGGGAGGACAGAGTGCTAGACTCCCTTTATTTTCACAGAGCTTTATCCAAGTCATCGCCTCCTACTCTTTTTGCTAAACTAACAAGGCAGTAGATGATATTCACCAAAAAGCACATCCCTTATTGCAACATGATGTCTTCGTCCTGTACATTTAAGAGTGTTAACAGTTTCCTTTGAGCCCTTGTCTGTGGTCTCTCTTGGCAAGGGTTCCTGTGCTCCATTAATTACAGCAATGTTCATGTGGGTGTGTAATATGCTAAGCAAAGTGTATTTGAGTTCTGTGTTGTTagccaaaaataaacaaatccctaGATTAATATAGGAATTAGATACACATGACAGTACCACAACTTATATTATTACACTCAGTTTTATTCTGGTAATTTGTATCTTCATTATTTTTGGTGGGCAATGAAGCATAGAGCCactgtggtgttgtggttaatgtgttggactaggagctgggagaccagggttcaaatccccaatggACCACAAAGCTCACTGAGTGAGCTTGGACgagtcattgtctctcagcctaacctacctcatagggttgttgtgaggatgagaaaagaaaagggagaaccATGAACCAcattgggctccttggaggaaagacaggACGGAAATATAATtaagtaaatcatttttatgCCAGTGCAAGGCAGGGGTTGTGTTTTGTTGCAGCACCTTGATTGCTCTCTATCTTCTTAGAAGCATTCCATTTAATTGGGAGAACTAACTTGATAGTAGCTGGAAAGCCCCTTCAAAAATTTCAAAATTACCTCCCTCCCCAATTCCGCTTTCCTATGAAGAATGAACAGGTCAAATGTGCAGATAGCACAGGCACTAAATGTTATGGTTTTTTTACTGTCTCAAGTATTGTGAATGGGACAGCTGACTGGTGATCATGGACTTAATGTAGAAAAGCTGCAGTTTTCCTTAAAGGCTGTTATTATCTTTTGGGTGTCTCAGCCTTCAAATCTGAATTAGGCCAGAGTCAGAAGGTTTAGCTGGATTTGGCTGAAACTGGGGCAAAAGTATTATATTTCTGGAACCTTAAGCATCACCAGCAAGTACATTGCCTGCTTTAGCAGTAAAATTGCTTCTAAAAACCCTGGGTTGGC from Lacerta agilis isolate rLacAgi1 chromosome 1, rLacAgi1.pri, whole genome shotgun sequence includes these protein-coding regions:
- the KCNK13 gene encoding potassium channel subfamily K member 13 — translated: MGCRGVCCCPAPGLYAFNEDNARFTLLAVLIVSYLLCGAAVFSALERPTELQAQEKWLEKLENFSHRFNLTPAELQELLREYEGAYVAGIRINNTLPRWDFPGAFYFVSTVVSTIGFGMTTPATVTGKLFLIFYGLIGCAGTILFFNLFLERLITIIAYVMKSCRERQLRRRGGLAQDSHHTPGTAEVDSLAGWKPSVYYVMLILCIASIIVSCCASALYSPMEGWTYLDSLYFCFVAFSTIGFGDLVSGQNTHYENRGLYQFGNFLFVLMGVCCIYSLFNVISIVIKQSVNWILRKLDSTCHRCQRKLFRSRRNVVVPGVARNQRNISIESDGVLESEADGRRLSGEMISMKDLLASNKVSLAIMQKQLSDSANGCPRASIASRQNGFAGGVGALGIMNNRLAETSTDRDIHAGRGSLGNR